In Bacillus weihaiensis, the genomic stretch CCCTCACGTAAGCTTACAGCAATTAAGCCATTATTACGGATATTAGCAAACTGAGAAAGTGGGGAACGTTTCGAAATTCCTTCTTTCGTTGTAAAGAATAGGAACCAGTCATCAACAAATTCTGAAACAGGAATAATAGCGTTGACCCATTCGCCTTTTTCAACACTAAGGAGGTTGATAATCGGAAGTCCTTTTGCTGTACGACTATATTCCGGAATCTCATATCCTTTCGCACGGTACACTTTTCCTTTGTTTGTAAAGAAAAGAATCGTATCGTGAGTAGATGTCGTTAACAACTGTTGTACAAAGTCATCATCATTCGTTCCCATTCCTTGAATACCACGTCCACCTCTTTTTTGAGTACGATAAGTAGAAAGTGGCAAACGTTTAATATATCCATTATGAGTTAACGTGATCACAATATTTTCAACAGGAATTAGATCTTCATCTTCTATATTTTCAAGGCCACCCGCAACTATTTCTGTTCGTCGCTCATCGTTGAAACGCTCTTTGATTTCAAGCAGCTCTTCACGAATAATTTCAAGTACCTTTTCTTCATCTGCTAAAATAGCTTTTAATTCAGCTATAAGCTTCACTAGAGATTGATATTCTTCTTCAATTTTTTCTCTTTCTAAACCTGTTAATCGTTGAAGTCTCATATCTAGAATGGCTTGTGCTTGCTTTTCGCTTAACGAGAATTGCTCCATTAATCCATTACGAGCAATCTCTGTTGTTTGCGAGTTACGGATAAGGGTGATGACAGCATCTAAGTGATCAAGCGCTATACGTAACCCTTCAAGGATGTGAGCACGTGCTTCCGCTTTTCTTAGTTCGAATGCTGTTCTTCTTTTGATTACTACCTTTTGATGCTCTAAATAATGATAAAGCATCTGTTTTAAGTTAAGGACTTTCGGGTGTCCGTCAACTAAAGCTAGCATATTAATCCCAAAGCTTGTTTGAAGAGCTGTTTGCTTGTACAAATTATTAAGAAGAACATTTGCATTCGCATCCTTACGAACCTCAATAACAACTCTCATACCATTACGGTCTGATTCGTCACGTAAGTCGGTAATTCCCTCAATTTTTTTATCGCGAACTAACTCCGCAATCTTTTCTACTAATTTCGCTTTATTTACTTGGTAAGGAATTTCCTTCACGATAATAACTTGTTTACCAGAAGCCTTTTCCTCAATTTCTACCTTTGCTCGTAGTGTAATAGAGCCACGTCCTGTTTCATACGCTTTTCGTATCCCGCTACGCCCAATGATTTGACCTGCAGTTGGAAAGTCTGGTCCAGGAATGATATCCATAAGCTCTGGAATTGTGATTTCTGGATCCTTACTAAGTGCCAACACTCCGTCAATTACCTCTCCTAGTTGATGAGGGGCGATGTTTGTAGCCATTCCAACTGCAATTCCTGTAGCACCATTCACTAATAGATTTGGAAATCTAGCAGGAAGTACGACAGGCTCTCTCTCTGAGCCATCATAGTTATCTTGATAGTCGATCGTGTCCTTGTTAATATCACGTATAAGTTCCATCGATATTTTGGACATACGAGCTTCTGTATAACGCATCGCAGCAGCAGAATCTCCATCTACAGACCCAAAATTCCCATGACCGTCAACTAGCATATAACGGAAATTAAAATTTTGCGCCATTCGTACCATTGTTTCATAAACGGCAGAATCACCATGTGGGTGATACTTACCGATAACTTCACCAACGATACGAGCAGATTTCTTAAATGGCTTATCCGAAGTCATACCTAAATCATTCATAGCGTAAAGAATTCGACGATGTACCGGCTTTAAGCCATCACGTACATCAGGTAAAGCACGTGATACGATAACACTCATGGCATAGCCTAAAAAAGATTCACGCATTTCATTGCTGATATTACGTCCAATTACATGTGAATGTTGATTTTCTGACATTGTATGATAACCTCCCTTATTCCTTTTCAATATGTGGTTCTGTTATTGATCAATGAATAGAGCTCAAACAGATCCTTTCGTTTAAATTGGGAGAGGTAAATGATAGATGTACTTGCAAGAATTCCTGCCCAATTGAATATGTTTGTTTTTGTTTGTCCACTCTTCATTATAGCAATATTCACACCAGTTTACACATCTAATTCTTAGATGCTCAAGTACCCTTGAAAACCATTCTATCCATCTTATTTTCACGAAACATTAGATGCTACAACACATGGATAGCTACTAGTAAAAAAACACCTCACCGAAATGAGGTGTTCCTTTCTTTAGTCCTGCAATTAAATATCTAAATTTTTAACGTATTGGGCATTTTCTTCAATAAAGTTTCTTCGAGGCTCTACTTTATCACCCATTAGCGTATCAAATGTTTCATCAGCATCAATTGCATCTTCAAGAGTTACTTGAAGCAACGTTCTTGTTTCTGGGTTCATCGTTGTTTCCCAAAGCTGATCTGGGTTCATCTCTCCCAGACCTTTATAGCGTTGGATACCGGCTTTTGGCTGAGCTGGCAACTCTGCTAGTATCGTTTCAAGTTGTTTATCATTATAAGCATATTCAACGCGTTTTCCTTGCTGAATTTTATATAATGGCGGTTGTGCAATATAGATATAGCCTTGTTCTACAATTTCTCTCATGTAGCGATAGAAGAACGTTAGAAGTAAAGTACGTATATGCGCACCATCAACATCAGCATCAGTCATAATAACCACTTTATGATAACGTGCTTTAGAGAGATCAAAATCCTCACCAATCCCAGTTCCTAAAGCAGTAATAATTGCTCTAATCTCGTTATTTGAAAGAATTTTATCTAAACGTGCTTTCTCCACATTAATAATTTTACCTCTTAACGGAAGGATAGCTTGGAAATGACGGTCTCTCCCTTGCTTCGCTGACCCACCTGCAGAGTCACCCTCAACTACATAAATTTCACTAATAGTTGGATCCTTTGATGAACAATCTGCTAGTTTACCTGGTAGATTTGAGATTTCCAAAGCACTTTTTCTTCTAGTTAATTCACGTGCTTTTTTAGCTGCCATACGAGCTCTTGCAGCCATTAAGCCTTTATCTACAATCTTTCTTGCAGTCGTAGGATTTTCTAGTAAAAATTTATCAAATGCTTCTGAGAAAACAGAATCTGTTACTGTACGAACCTCAGAGTTACCTAACTTCGTTTTTGTTTGACCTTCAAATTGTGGATCAGGATGTTTAATTGAGATGATCGCTGTCATTCCTTCTCGGACATCTTCACCAGACAAATTATCATCATTATCTTTGAAAATCTTATTCTTACGAGCGTAATCGTTTATAACACGAGTTAAGGCAGATTTAAAACCAGCTTCATGTGTCCCACCTTCATATGTGTGAATATTATTTGCGAAGGAATAGATATTACTCGTAAAGCTATCGTTGTATTGAATGGCAATTTCAGATGTAATACCATCTTTCTCACCTTCAATGTAAACCGGCTCATCATGAATGACTTCACGAGTCCGATTTAAATGTTCAACGTAAGATTTAATTCCACCTTCGTAATAGTATTCATTCTTACGATCACTTTCTCGTTTATCTTCAATCGTTATTTTTAAGCCGCGATTAAGAAAGGCAAGTTCACGGATACGATTAGCAAGAGTATCATAATCATATTCAGTTGTTTCTTTGAAGATCTCTTCATCAGGCTTGAAGTGGGTGATTGTTCCTGTTACATCTGTTTCACCGATTACTTCTAAATCAGCTGCAGGTACTCCCTTTTGGAACTTTTGATAATGGACCTTA encodes the following:
- the gyrA gene encoding DNA gyrase subunit A; its protein translation is MSENQHSHVIGRNISNEMRESFLGYAMSVIVSRALPDVRDGLKPVHRRILYAMNDLGMTSDKPFKKSARIVGEVIGKYHPHGDSAVYETMVRMAQNFNFRYMLVDGHGNFGSVDGDSAAAMRYTEARMSKISMELIRDINKDTIDYQDNYDGSEREPVVLPARFPNLLVNGATGIAVGMATNIAPHQLGEVIDGVLALSKDPEITIPELMDIIPGPDFPTAGQIIGRSGIRKAYETGRGSITLRAKVEIEEKASGKQVIIVKEIPYQVNKAKLVEKIAELVRDKKIEGITDLRDESDRNGMRVVIEVRKDANANVLLNNLYKQTALQTSFGINMLALVDGHPKVLNLKQMLYHYLEHQKVVIKRRTAFELRKAEARAHILEGLRIALDHLDAVITLIRNSQTTEIARNGLMEQFSLSEKQAQAILDMRLQRLTGLEREKIEEEYQSLVKLIAELKAILADEEKVLEIIREELLEIKERFNDERRTEIVAGGLENIEDEDLIPVENIVITLTHNGYIKRLPLSTYRTQKRGGRGIQGMGTNDDDFVQQLLTTSTHDTILFFTNKGKVYRAKGYEIPEYSRTAKGLPIINLLSVEKGEWVNAIIPVSEFVDDWFLFFTTKEGISKRSPLSQFANIRNNGLIAVSLREGDELISVKLTDGSKDIIIGTKKGMLIRFPETDVRSMGRTATGVKGISLDEDDDVVGMEILEDDVDVLIVTSNGYGKRTPASEYRIQSRGGKGLKTCNITDKNGPVVSVKAATGEEDLMLITASGIIIRMDAKTISTMGRNTQGVKLIRLDENVLVSTVALVDKEEDEDVDSQEGDLDVNVEEADVLTAPDVEIEADEISKEDNVEEE
- the gyrB gene encoding DNA topoisomerase (ATP-hydrolyzing) subunit B, which produces MEENQVQQQSYDENQIQVLEGLEAVRKRPGMYIGSTSAKGLHHLVWEIVDNSIDEALAGFCTEINVTIEEDNSITVKDNGRGIPVGIHEKMGRPAVEVIMTVLHAGGKFGGGGYKVSGGLHGVGASVVNALSTELNVTVHREGKVHYQKFQKGVPAADLEVIGETDVTGTITHFKPDEEIFKETTEYDYDTLANRIRELAFLNRGLKITIEDKRESDRKNEYYYEGGIKSYVEHLNRTREVIHDEPVYIEGEKDGITSEIAIQYNDSFTSNIYSFANNIHTYEGGTHEAGFKSALTRVINDYARKNKIFKDNDDNLSGEDVREGMTAIISIKHPDPQFEGQTKTKLGNSEVRTVTDSVFSEAFDKFLLENPTTARKIVDKGLMAARARMAAKKARELTRRKSALEISNLPGKLADCSSKDPTISEIYVVEGDSAGGSAKQGRDRHFQAILPLRGKIINVEKARLDKILSNNEIRAIITALGTGIGEDFDLSKARYHKVVIMTDADVDGAHIRTLLLTFFYRYMREIVEQGYIYIAQPPLYKIQQGKRVEYAYNDKQLETILAELPAQPKAGIQRYKGLGEMNPDQLWETTMNPETRTLLQVTLEDAIDADETFDTLMGDKVEPRRNFIEENAQYVKNLDI